From Nitrospinota bacterium, a single genomic window includes:
- a CDS encoding ABC transporter substrate-binding protein, translating into MIKIFKNQVRFNSTRIILAGIAVFAVVLALFLIQYSKKEDTIKIGAIVSLSGPAWYHKDASDGMLLAAGEINFWGGVNGRKIELIIEDSKTDPEVAKKAFNKIEATHHPVLYISSLSAVSMALAPMAEKNEVVLVGLIAVTPKLKEQNEWVFKYFTSPEIEIIPIMTILKELKVKSLGILYLNDEYGTSVFELLKKEFEKIGGKVQSENFGKDHRDFKEYISKLKDMEAIFTVGFASHLKDVFQQLREEDFNGYILGPATATWPPVRKMQHTNGVYVAAPITYNQNNIFAKETKEKYEKKYNKPFNHYAANGYDFIKILAGLLEDKEISRKSIKSLLDGGFIYSGLFGDIDLKPGEHSINFPLFPAQIIDGEVEYMYWR; encoded by the coding sequence ATGATTAAAATCTTTAAGAATCAGGTTCGATTTAACTCTACGAGAATTATTCTCGCTGGTATCGCAGTCTTTGCAGTAGTACTCGCCTTATTTCTTATACAGTACTCAAAAAAAGAAGATACAATTAAAATAGGAGCCATTGTCTCTCTCTCTGGTCCTGCATGGTATCACAAAGATGCCAGTGATGGTATGCTTCTGGCTGCAGGGGAGATCAATTTCTGGGGTGGAGTAAATGGAAGGAAAATAGAACTCATTATTGAAGACAGCAAAACAGATCCTGAGGTGGCTAAAAAGGCCTTTAATAAAATAGAAGCAACCCACCACCCTGTTTTATATATCTCAAGTTTAAGTGCTGTATCTATGGCTTTAGCGCCTATGGCTGAGAAAAATGAAGTTGTCCTTGTTGGGCTTATAGCAGTAACGCCAAAACTTAAAGAACAGAATGAATGGGTTTTTAAGTATTTTACATCACCAGAGATTGAAATCATACCTATAATGACAATCCTTAAAGAATTAAAAGTCAAAAGCCTGGGTATCCTTTACTTGAACGATGAGTACGGTACATCTGTTTTTGAATTACTCAAGAAAGAGTTTGAAAAAATTGGGGGCAAGGTTCAGAGTGAAAATTTTGGAAAAGACCACCGTGACTTTAAAGAGTATATCTCAAAGCTCAAGGATATGGAGGCCATTTTTACTGTAGGTTTTGCCTCTCATCTCAAAGATGTATTTCAACAACTTCGGGAAGAGGATTTTAACGGATACATCCTCGGTCCGGCTACAGCTACCTGGCCCCCTGTCAGAAAAATGCAACATACAAATGGAGTATATGTGGCTGCACCCATCACTTACAATCAAAACAACATCTTTGCCAAAGAGACAAAAGAAAAATATGAAAAGAAATATAATAAACCTTTTAATCACTATGCAGCTAATGGTTATGACTTTATAAAAATTTTAGCTGGTCTTTTAGAGGATAAAGAAATTTCGCGAAAAAGTATAAAGAGTCTGTTGGATGGTGGGTTCATCTACTCAGGTCTCTTTGGAGATATTGATTTGAAGCCAGGAGAACATAGCATAAACTTTCCACTCTTTCCTGCCCAGATTATTGATGGAGAAGTTGAGTATATGTATTGGAGATAA